The DNA segment GAtgttagtggtggtgatggtgatggtgctcATGTTGGAGGTGCTGGTGTTATAAATTACACAATGATGTGCCAAGATGTTAGTGGCGGTGATGGTGGTGTTGGGCATTCATGACAGACTTGGAGGTGGTGTTGTTGGAGGTGGTACAGGTGCGGGTATGGATGGTGGCAGTtgtaatggtggtgatggtggtggtgctggaggTGTTGGTATGGTTGAACAGTTGGTGGGTGAGGTGATGGCAGAGATGGCATCTGACCCTTATTGATCATTGACTAGAGATCCACATGCTGTACTCAATGTGGtctatttgaattatttctatttaaacTTTATAACACCCCTTTGAGATAGATCATACATCATTACCAAATATTTTTATACAGGAGGCAACTGAGGCTTATTGAGGCTGCAtccttgcccagggtcacagggTTGGGAGTTAGCAGAGTCAGGAACCAGCCAGGCTGGCTCGTCTAGAATCCACACCCTTATCCTCTGTACTTGGGCACACATGGACACGGCACCAGTAATCAGTGTTGACTGGGCACAGTCTCCTGccaaaaggggaagacagagctcAGGACCAGGGCTCAGACACCCAGTCCCAGACCCGCAGGAGGCCACAGGGACCCTGATCTGTGGAAGAATAATCAAACCTGTGAGCTGGAGGATCTGGTCATCAATGTGGGTCACGGCCTCGTCGTGCATGACCTGGCCTCCGAGGACAAACTCCAGGCGACCTTTAGCCACAAGCTGGTGGACCTTGGCGTGATGGGCAGAGAGAAACGCCATGTTACACCTCCCAGGCTGAACCATTTTTGTTTGCTGGTCTCATGCCTACTGCATCTCCAGGTCCTTCCTTCAGACTCCTCAGCCTCATTTCTTCTGCAAATATCAGGACACTGTCTGTCCTGGTCAGCACTTTGTCTAGCTCTGAGAACGGCACCTGGCCATGGCTGATGCTTCATCAGGCATACATACAGGTACACaacttttgttttgaaataatttcaaagttaTGAAAGTGTTGCAAGGATTGTAAAAAACACTCTCCTCCCATAAATCTTTCCActgattgttgtttttcagttgatcAGCCATCTCtgaccctttgtaaccccatggactgaagcattccaggcttccctgtcattcactatctcccagagttggctcaatcggatgtccactgaattggtgatgccatctaagctccttatcctgtcatccccttctcctgccttcaatcttatccCGCATgaaggtttttccagtgagttggctcttctcatcaggtggccaaagaactggcgtttcagcttcccCCAATTATCTCACTGTTAATATTGTTTACCCATTTCCTtaacactatttatttattttaatccaaGATATGGTTTACTTAAACCAATTGAAAATAAACGTTAGAAGCTTCATGTCTTTAATTCCGTAGTTCACTAAGTCTTGAGCAAGAAGATCATTATAGCTCTTATATAATTAACTAAATCGGGAATTTAACATTAATCATGCTCCGAGTGAATTCACATGCAGCTGAAGAGGCTAGCCCCATCCTGTGATGACATGGAGATGGGGAGAGGACCTGGCTCCAGACTGCCTCTCCAAGGACCATGGCCTCTGACCCACTGTGATACAGAATTAATCAGAAGGGTAATCCACAGGGACTTCTGCACCCCTGGATGGTCAGTGGCTCCAGTGTCCATGGGAGCCACGCAGATTCATAAGTGAAGTCAGAGGGTGTGGACACAGGGTCACCCTGATGTGCCCAGGGTCAAAAGTGACCCTATTCACACCAGCTGAGTGCCCAGCTGGGCTGCCAGAGCTGCAACTTTTCAGGAGGAACCAGAAAGGCAGGATGAAACACAAACCTGTCCCCT comes from the Bos taurus isolate L1 Dominette 01449 registration number 42190680 breed Hereford unplaced genomic scaffold, ARS-UCD2.0 Leftover_ScbfJmS_830, whole genome shotgun sequence genome and includes:
- the LOC112445768 gene encoding epididymis-specific alpha-mannosidase-like; this encodes MQAYVTNVYNSVVEALTLKKKRRFIAVEQEYFRLWWDGVASDWQKRKVHQLVAKGRLEFVLGGQVMHDEAVTHIDDQILQLTGDCAQSTLITGAVSMCAQVQRIRVWILDEPAWLVPDSANSQPCDPGQGCSLNKPQLPPV